The Acinetobacter radioresistens DSM 6976 = NBRC 102413 = CIP 103788 DNA window CAAAACTCATTACTTTCGTGTGAATTCTGCCCCTTTTTGACATTTTTCAGCATAAATACTTTCTTCGCCATATCAACCCCCTATTCTACTGATCGCTTGATATAGAAAGGCTTACAGGTCGTTGTGGATCATTAATATTAAAGATGAAAATTGAAACTATTCATTATTTGTTATTTCTTGTTACATTATCTTGTTAAAAATAGCGATATTTTGTTTTTATCATTTATTAAATTCTATGTGTGGAAAATGATTAACTACTAAAAGATACATTTAAATTACATCTTTATAGTTTTTTAATTTTAAAGTCATATATCAGACCTAAATATTTATTGTTTGTATTAACTTTCAAGCAATAAAGACAAAAGAAAAGTTAAATAAATCGTAAACAGATAATTAAATAAAATTTAAATATTAATTTTTATTATAAGCTATATGTGAAATATTCATGTGATTAATATACGATCGTTTTTTTATTTTTGTATTTTAAAAATGAGATATAAATCTCCATTGAGGATTATTAAAAGAATCTAATTTTTGATAGTTTGTAACATATAAAAATCTAGGTATTACAGCTATTTGAAACGTCTTTCTCGTTCCGCAAGAATTTTGGTTAACCTATCGTTTTCATTGAGTCGGTGTTCATCCGTGTCGCGCATATAGATCATAGTGGTATTGATGTTCTTATGTCCTAAATGTTTTTGAGTAGCTACTACATCTATGCCAAGCGTCAACCAATGCGTTGCACAAGTATGGCGAAAAGTATGCGGTGTTGCAGACTCTAACTCTTTAGCAATAAAGTAATCCTCACAATCACTTGCTGCCCTTTTTAGGGATTCCTCAATCACATAATTTATTCCACGTTCAGAAATATTCTTTGTAGCTTTCAAAATGCTGTTAGGTTTTAGGCTGACTGGTGGAACAACGGGGATATTTTCTTCGTGAGCATTCGGCAACTCAGGTAAACCAATACTTAATCTATAAAATTTGAGTTCTTCCATAAGCTGATCAGTGAGCAATACGGTATGTTCACGATTGCCTTTCATTATGAATTTTAGTACCCACACCCGTCTGTTCGCCGTTTGCTGTACTGAAAAGCACGCCATATTAATATGAGCAATAGATGATCTACGTGCGCCAGTACAATATAAAAGGTGCATCAACCATCTATCTCGGATTGCCTTACTTCTTTCATGACTAGAATTTGATTTTACACTTTCATGTTTTAACCAAGAACTTAAGTAATCCCAAGCATCAAAGCTCAGCGATTTGCCAGAGGTGGTATAAGCTTCATTACCCTTTATCTTAGTAGACAGTACAACAGGATTTGATTTGATGACCCCTGCTTCTTTAATGTAGTTATAGAAGCTTTTAAGAACTCGCTGTGAATATTCTACTGAATCCAACTTCAAAGGTTTGAGCAAGATTTGAGTTTTGCACGTTACATCTCCGCTTTCGGGCTTTAACCAATTTTCATCCGGATTTAATAGGATTGATAAATAACGATTAATGTCTAAAGCAGATATATGATCAAATCGGGTGTGAATGGAATCGCAATAAATTAGAAATCGTTTAATTTCTTTGAGATAGCTTGAAAGTGTATTTTCTGAATTGCTACATGAATGTTCAATCCATGCTCGTACAACATCAACGTCTGACTTTGCACCAATTGGATTGACCAAATTCCAATAAGCTGAATTTTCTGATAAATCTTGCAATGCGTTGGTAGTCATAAAACATTTTGAATATTAAGGTATAGGTTATACTAAATCAAAAAATAAAATATTAAAAGTTTATTATAAGAACACTTGATAAATAATAATCAAATACTCTATATATATGCTAATGTTTTTAAAATATAATCGAGTTATGTAGAATTCTCACTGATTTTAATATGATTTTATTTTTTAAGATATTGGCCTTTGTTGCTGTCTTTCTTTTGATCGTTGTCATAGTGTTTGGCACAATATTTAAGACAAAAGAATTGAAAAATGACATCCCTGACGATCATATAGATTCTGATCAAGAAGAAGATAAAGTTTCCGAATTTGAAGGAAACGTTGCCCCAAAAAAGATTCTTACCGATAGCGAAGCATATAACCTTGAGAGAATTATTAGCAATCTTCCGGATGGTGTGATGATTTGCCCACAAGTTAGTTTTAATGCTTTTATCGATTGCAAGCAAATGACCCTTCGCAATCGTTTCAATAGAAAATCTGTTGATTATCTGATAGTTGACGAATATTTCAATCCGTTATTGGTGGTTGAATGCGATGACGATTCACATACAAGCAAGAAAGTCCGAATGAGAGATTTACAACGTGATCAGATTGCCGCCGCCGCCGGAATTCCTACCTTAAGGATCACGAATAAGACCCCTACAGAAGAATTGGGCGGGTTGATCAGAGATCATATTAGGAATGTTGCATAATTAAAGTAAGTGAATTAAAGGTTAATTAACGTTATATTATAATAATCAAAAATAAAAATAATACTAAGTTAGCCTTTTACTTTTTCTGATAATAATCCTAACTGCTTGTTAATAATGTTAGATATGATAAAGACATCCTCAGATTAAATAAAAAAAGCCCTACTTGAAGTTTAAAGTAGGGTGCTGAAAGATAACTTTTAACTTTGAGTAATTATATTTTAGAAAATGTTGTTATCTAAAACAGTTAGCCAATTAAGTGAGCCGACACCATCTTCTATAATATCCAAGTGCGAAGAACCCTGATGAACTACTACGTTTTTTACTGAAATTGTTTTTAGGCTGCCTATTAAGGTTAGTTTATTCATTCTTATCCATGTAGTTAAAGCTAATTCAATATCAGCCTTCAAGCTTTCTAAATTTTGCGTATAGTCAATATCAAGGTCATCGAGAAGCTTCCCATGAATGACACGTTTTACTCCCTTTAGATTTACAATCTTAATTTTCACCATTAAATCCTCATTATAAAATTAGATTCTAAAACCCAAGCGACCTTTTAGATCACTTGGGTTAAGCCTTTTTTAAGTAGCAAAAATATCCATTATTTCTTCTTTTTGCAGATAACGTCCCAACAATGGATTGCCAGTAAGTAAATTTCTCATCATTGAATAATTCTGTTGCATCGTCTTGGGTAGTGAACGAATTTCATTTGGATATTTCTTTAAAAAGATTTCAGTTCTTTCTAAAGTTTTATCCTTATCTGCTAATGCTACATAAGATTCGACATAACGATCGAAAAATTCTGCTGCTAATTCAGTCGGGATTGGATCATTGAGCAAACGCATTTCTGCAACTGAGCAATCTAAGTTTAGAACTCGATCCCATTCAATGTTATGAGCCTGTGTAACGAGATATGCCAATTCTGGACGTTGGCCGATTAAGTCTGGACGTAGATCAAGGTTATTCACGACTTCATCAATGAAAACATACTTAGGTAATTCATCAACCCAACCATTTTGAATGGCTTCAACAATCGTTTGTGTAAGACGCTCTACACCTACTGCATTCACTCGATCTACAGGAAGATTGACGTAAGCACGCTTATTGAGATTGAAGGCACTTGCAATCAAGTCGCCTGTCCAGTTAATGCTTTCCAATTTTGGATAAATGCCATTATTAAGTGCAATATCAAAAATCTCTTTTGTAATAAATCTAGGTTTTAAATACTCGATCCACTGTGGACGCTGTGACAGCATGTACACCAGTGCATCATACTTTTCATGGTGCATTAAAATTTTAGGATCACAATTATCGAAAATGAACTGAGGTGCATAAGCGTTCAAATTTTCTATAAAGTACATTAGTTCATTGATGCGTTGTTCATTGTTGACCAAGTTGGCTGCAATAACATGCGTGGCCCCTTCGATTGGGAAACGCATAAGCTGATCAACATAGAAATCAGCATCAAGCTTTGAGCGATCTACTTTATCCAGTAAAAACGCATCTTCATCCTTACTCGCAATTTCAATTAATTTTGAATCGATAATGTTTGGCGGTACAAATTCAATAGCACGCCAATCCAGTGATACAGCCTTCTGACAAATATAGAAGAACTTTAAATCATCACGCACATACTGTAGGGCCATTGGTACTTTTTTGATGACCTCACTGACAACATCAACAGTCTGGTGACTTTCATTCAATAGCCCTAGTAGTCTTGGCTCAATCATTACCGCCGTTGCATACATATTCGGTTGAATATATGAATCATCTAGGTTGATGATTGAGATGGGATTAGCATTGATCAAATCCCAAATATCATTCTCATTGAAAATTTGCGGTGGGATGTAGCCAAGATACAAAGGGTTTTTTCTGATCTGATCGACAAACTCATTAGAATTCAAATAATAGATGTTAAATGCGCGATTGTTTGGATCATAGAAAGGATTAGAGAGATATTCATTATGAATATTATTGCCATAGGGAGGTTTAATATTTGTGGCAAAAATTTTCCCTTCGCGCAGTAGCTCGTTATAAAGCTCCTGATTAGTATTTGATTTCATATAATCGCTATGCCAGTGATTTAATAATATTAATATTATAGTATTATTTATATTTAAATAAATACTAATATTAATCTTAATATTAAAAAAAAGCCCCTTATATAAGAGGCTTTTAATCGCTGTTTAATTACTTTTTGGGTTCTGTACTCACATACTGTTTAGTACCCTCATAAACTTTCTGATTGGCTGTGGTAGCCGCCTCGTTATAATTTTCAGGTGTTACGCTGATCATATTTGCATTCACTTGCTTAGGCGCTGCCGTAGTCGTGGACGTTGGGCCATTAACGTTTTGTGGTAAGGCGCTTGCATCCGGTGTTAGTCCTGTTCGCTCCTGAGCAGCTTGAATCTGTGCCGCAGAGTTGTCAGCTCTTTGGTCTACACGATTACCCACATCTTGAACATTGATCTGACCAACAGCCTGACTCATTTCGTTATAGCGTGATGCACCTTGAGGGTTTAGGAATTCCATTGCTGCCTGATTGATTAGTGGGTTGTTAGACTGCATTCCTGCGGTTACTAATGCCACACTAGCTCTATCATTTGGGTTTCCAAGAGAGATAAGTGATTGCTGTTGACGGGCAACATTCTGTTGGAAATTTGGATCGTCTACACTACTCACAGCAGACTTATATTTCTCAAATGCTTGTGGATTCATGTTAATCATACCCTGCACTTCTGGCGCTTTGGCTGCGATTGAACTTGTGAATTCCATGCTTTGTTGTTCAGTCTGTTTCAATGATTCAATTTTAGATTGAATTCGGTTGAAATCATTGGAGTACTGTTCAGTAAAATCACTTCCCTTGCTTTGAGTCGCTGTAGTGCGTAGCTCTTGTAAACGTTGAGAATAGTCAGATGCAGTAAAAGAAGTATTTTTGCCATTTGAATGTGCGGAAGCGGTGGTTTTAGTTAAACTATCACTCGTATTCAGATTAGATGTATTTGCATTGCTTAGAGTAGTGCCGTCACTTGCTACATTTGATTTAGAGCCTGAAACAGTGCCACCCACTTGCGCTCCCGCTTGAAGATTTGCGGCAGCATGAGCATTTTTCTTATCCTCGCCTGCTGCATTATTTTTCCCTGCCGTTTGTTGACCGCCGCCTACGGTTGCATTGCCATTAACACCCCCTTGAACCCCTGCGCTTACCGCGCCACCAGAAGCAGTAATTTCTTGCGTTCCCGACTGATTCATTAAACCGACTTGATTGCCTGAAACAACAGATTTGTTAAATGCTGAGCCTTGTTGAGTCACACTTGAATCGCTAATCGTATTGCCTTGTGCATAAGCAGCATTACTACCCATAGAGGTCGAATTTGTTCGGGCAGAACTAACATCAACACCCAATTTGCTACTTAAACTTGCAATTTCTGCTTCAAGTTCACTTCGTTGACTACTTATTGAATTAGATAGTTCAGAAGATGTTTTTTGGGTGTTAGATGAAGATAAGCTGACCTGAGAAACACCATTTACCGTTGCAACGTTTTGACCACTAATCGTAACTGCTGAACTGGTAGAGGCCATTGGTGCTGACTTAGCAACATCAGGGTTATTAACCTTGGCATCATAGTTACCCGCATCAGCACTATTCATACGGCCATAAATCTGATTCATACCCATCATCATGCCGCTAAACAGCATCATACAAAGTATAGGTACACTCGCCAGTAAAGCGTTTGCTAGAGCAAGTTTTTGGGAAACTGCTGCATAGAATTGTGGACCAGTGATCAGGTTGAGTTCATGTACGCCTGTAGCGTTAGCAACTTTTAACCATTCATCTGATAAGGTGTTCTGTATGTAGAAATTAATGATTGCAGCCATCGGTAGCCATAAATAAGCAGCTACCGTAAATGCCATATAATTACCAAGTAGCTTAAATGAGCCTGTTCCTTGGATCATGATGAACAAAACTACAATCGGGAAAATTAGAAACGAGAACATGATCAGAACGTTCTGCCCGTCACGCATTACCTGTAAAAAGCCTGTAGCTGCTGCTGCGTTCTTTTCTTCCCATTGATTTCTTGAACTGATCCAAGCAGAACATTTTGACATTCCCGACATGCCATCAGCCTGATCGTAGCAATAGCTTGCTGTTTGGAGCATTGGGTTAAAAATGGTTGCCATCATAAAGTTACGTGCGTTCTCTTGAGATGTATTTCCCATAAGACTGACGTAATTCACAATATCATTAATCGAATAGTCACTACCTCCTGCTTGAGGCTTTGGATTAAAGCCGGCAGACTCACCATTTGCTGACATTTGACGGATTAAGGCATTTCTTAAATTGTAGAGTGTTACATCTCCAATGATTTTATTGACATCAGTAGCCCCGCCCCCAGAGTTGTTGATGCCATCAAGATACGCCGTCATTGCTTTATCAAGTTCGTCTGCTGCCTGAGCGCAAGTCATCATATTGTCAGTTGTAATACCTGTAACAGCGAGAGTTACATATACGACAGTACTGGTACTTGTTTTGGCAGCATCCGTAAAGTATTTGACTGGATTATCAGATTTTTGATACTGCTCTGTATTAAAATTTGGATTACTTACGATACATGACTGATAAATGTTTTTTGTTGTTTGAAGTAAGGATTGTGATGGAACAATAGATGCTGAATCACGTAGAGCATTGATTAATTTTAAAGGGGTAACATAACCATCCTCAGAAATCTTAGGCATATATCCACTAGGATAATCATCAACGACTTGATATGCCTTTTCAATGATTTCAGTAAATACCACGCTGATCCCACTGGCTACAGATGCCGGCAAAGCCAAACCTAAAGGTACATTGTCTACAGTTTTGACATTGCCACTATAAATATCTTCAATCGCAACAGAAGCTTTAGGGACTGTCAAAATCATGTAAACAACCAAGGGTGCTAACAATGCCCTCATATCCATTTGCTGCTTGAAGGCGGCATTGTAAATCCAGACAGCAAAAAGCATCACCATGCCAAAAAAAGCACCGACACCCATGTTGCCAACGCCGTCACCATGGAATAGAGCGGTGTCATTAAACAGCATTGCTACGCCATTTAAGGCACTCGCAAAAAGGCCAGATTCGCCCATGGTATATATTACAAAAGGATCAGCCATCCGAAATCCTATTAATAATTATTAGTAAATAAATAAGATTATAAATGTATTGTTAGTAAATATAAAATAAAACAATAAAAAAACTTTAATAGTTTAAATTGTTTTTTATTTTTATAATATTTAAAGTATATTTCTTAGGTCTTAACCTTTTTTAGCATAAAATAGAGCCACTTATGAAAAAACAAGTTTTAGCATCACTTCTAATTTTTTCGGGACTTTCATGTTCTTTTGCTGTTTTAGCCAATAATGTTCCTGTATCTGGTGAAATCGCACAACCCTTAATGACTGAAAGCCAAATAGAGGAATATAAAGCCTTACATACTAAATTGGGTGTAACCACGATCGGTAATATTGAACCCTTCAGAAAATCGTTAGTTACTGATGTTAATGAGCGATTAAAAACTTTGAAAACACCAGAGCAAAAACTTCTTTTTATCATGTCAATGAATGATGTTACTGGCGGCAACTTCCATGTTAATGACAACTCAATCGTCAAGCTGAACAAAGAAGAACAAAACTATTTCGATACTTACTACACCTTTGTACTGGATCATTTAAACAAAGAGATTTCAGT harbors:
- a CDS encoding DUF2726 domain-containing protein; translation: MILFFKILAFVAVFLLIVVIVFGTIFKTKELKNDIPDDHIDSDQEEDKVSEFEGNVAPKKILTDSEAYNLERIISNLPDGVMICPQVSFNAFIDCKQMTLRNRFNRKSVDYLIVDEYFNPLLVVECDDDSHTSKKVRMRDLQRDQIAAAAGIPTLRITNKTPTEELGGLIRDHIRNVA
- a CDS encoding conjugal transfer protein TraG N-terminal domain-containing protein, whose protein sequence is MADPFVIYTMGESGLFASALNGVAMLFNDTALFHGDGVGNMGVGAFFGMVMLFAVWIYNAAFKQQMDMRALLAPLVVYMILTVPKASVAIEDIYSGNVKTVDNVPLGLALPASVASGISVVFTEIIEKAYQVVDDYPSGYMPKISEDGYVTPLKLINALRDSASIVPSQSLLQTTKNIYQSCIVSNPNFNTEQYQKSDNPVKYFTDAAKTSTSTVVYVTLAVTGITTDNMMTCAQAADELDKAMTAYLDGINNSGGGATDVNKIIGDVTLYNLRNALIRQMSANGESAGFNPKPQAGGSDYSINDIVNYVSLMGNTSQENARNFMMATIFNPMLQTASYCYDQADGMSGMSKCSAWISSRNQWEEKNAAAATGFLQVMRDGQNVLIMFSFLIFPIVVLFIMIQGTGSFKLLGNYMAFTVAAYLWLPMAAIINFYIQNTLSDEWLKVANATGVHELNLITGPQFYAAVSQKLALANALLASVPILCMMLFSGMMMGMNQIYGRMNSADAGNYDAKVNNPDVAKSAPMASTSSAVTISGQNVATVNGVSQVSLSSSNTQKTSSELSNSISSQRSELEAEIASLSSKLGVDVSSARTNSTSMGSNAAYAQGNTISDSSVTQQGSAFNKSVVSGNQVGLMNQSGTQEITASGGAVSAGVQGGVNGNATVGGGQQTAGKNNAAGEDKKNAHAAANLQAGAQVGGTVSGSKSNVASDGTTLSNANTSNLNTSDSLTKTTASAHSNGKNTSFTASDYSQRLQELRTTATQSKGSDFTEQYSNDFNRIQSKIESLKQTEQQSMEFTSSIAAKAPEVQGMINMNPQAFEKYKSAVSSVDDPNFQQNVARQQQSLISLGNPNDRASVALVTAGMQSNNPLINQAAMEFLNPQGASRYNEMSQAVGQINVQDVGNRVDQRADNSAAQIQAAQERTGLTPDASALPQNVNGPTSTTTAAPKQVNANMISVTPENYNEAATTANQKVYEGTKQYVSTEPKK
- a CDS encoding tyrosine-type recombinase/integrase, encoding MTTNALQDLSENSAYWNLVNPIGAKSDVDVVRAWIEHSCSNSENTLSSYLKEIKRFLIYCDSIHTRFDHISALDINRYLSILLNPDENWLKPESGDVTCKTQILLKPLKLDSVEYSQRVLKSFYNYIKEAGVIKSNPVVLSTKIKGNEAYTTSGKSLSFDAWDYLSSWLKHESVKSNSSHERSKAIRDRWLMHLLYCTGARRSSIAHINMACFSVQQTANRRVWVLKFIMKGNREHTVLLTDQLMEELKFYRLSIGLPELPNAHEENIPVVPPVSLKPNSILKATKNISERGINYVIEESLKRAASDCEDYFIAKELESATPHTFRHTCATHWLTLGIDVVATQKHLGHKNINTTMIYMRDTDEHRLNENDRLTKILAERERRFK